The following coding sequences lie in one Halogeometricum rufum genomic window:
- a CDS encoding replication factor A (Replication protein A protects and stabilize the intermediate ssDNA that is generated by the unwinding action of a DNA helicase at the replication fork. In addition, SSBs prevent the formation of secondary structures by single-stranded template DNA.) produces MSDLRTHAEEIAEQFSDHLEVDADDVEERLQNLVDEYRVPVDEARRSVVNSYLDEAGLERDELGRGGNDEVHLADIDQDEQWVDVTAKVVELWEPRSESISQVGLLGDESGRMKFVSFTTSDLPELEEGAVYRLGNVVTDEYQGNFSVKLNRTTSIEQLDEDIEVGDDATTVEGALVDIQSGSGLIKRCPEEGCTRVLQNGRCNEHGNVEGEFDLRIKGVLDDGDEVHEVIFGREMTEELTGISLEEAQEMAMDALDTTVVVDEMRTDLVGAYYRVSGPELGRYVLADDTERLTEPADAEAVLIKARSI; encoded by the coding sequence ATGTCAGACCTGCGAACCCACGCAGAGGAGATTGCCGAGCAGTTTTCAGACCATCTGGAGGTCGACGCCGACGACGTCGAGGAGCGACTGCAGAACCTCGTCGACGAGTACCGGGTACCCGTCGACGAGGCGCGTCGCTCCGTCGTCAACAGCTACCTCGACGAGGCGGGCCTCGAACGCGACGAACTGGGTCGCGGCGGGAACGACGAGGTCCACCTCGCGGACATCGACCAAGACGAACAGTGGGTCGACGTCACCGCGAAAGTCGTCGAACTGTGGGAACCCCGAAGCGAGTCCATCTCGCAGGTGGGGCTCCTCGGCGACGAGTCCGGGCGGATGAAGTTCGTCTCCTTCACCACCTCCGACCTGCCGGAGTTGGAGGAGGGGGCGGTCTACCGCCTCGGGAACGTCGTCACCGACGAGTACCAGGGCAACTTCTCCGTCAAACTCAACCGGACGACCAGCATCGAACAACTCGACGAGGACATCGAGGTGGGCGACGACGCGACCACCGTCGAGGGCGCACTCGTGGACATCCAGTCCGGGAGCGGCCTCATCAAGCGCTGTCCCGAGGAGGGCTGTACGCGCGTCCTCCAGAACGGCCGCTGTAACGAACACGGCAACGTCGAGGGCGAGTTCGACCTGCGCATCAAGGGCGTCCTCGACGACGGCGACGAGGTCCACGAGGTCATCTTCGGCCGCGAGATGACCGAGGAACTCACCGGCATCTCGCTGGAGGAAGCCCAGGAGATGGCGATGGACGCACTCGACACCACCGTCGTCGTCGACGAGATGCGCACGGACCTCGTCGGCGCGTACTACCGCGTCTCCGGCCCCGAACTGGGTCGGTACGTCCTCGCCGACGACACCGAACGACTGACCGAACCGGCCGACGCCGAAGCAGTCCTCATCAAAGCGAGGTCGATCTAA
- a CDS encoding competence/damage-inducible protein A has protein sequence MDVAIVTVGNELLAGDIENTNATWLARELTRRGAEVVRIVTVPDEESVIAETVGGWAEAFDAVVVTGGLGGTPDDLTMPGVAAGLGRELEVNPVAEADVAATIEEIYERRPDLEFDLKVEWYASMPAGATPIPNPEGLAPGCVAGNVYVLPGIPEEMRAVFDNVADDFGGTVATKTFHTPEPEGAMAEPLAAVATQFGVRVGSYPSRGGGPTRIKLTATDAAVLADASSWLVANAAAALVESEDELDEARGGGEDEARSDGEDEAQGDDEDETRGDGESRTAGGADAG, from the coding sequence ATGGACGTCGCCATCGTGACCGTCGGCAACGAACTGCTCGCAGGCGACATCGAGAACACGAACGCGACGTGGTTGGCGCGGGAACTGACGAGGCGGGGGGCGGAGGTAGTCCGCATCGTCACCGTCCCCGACGAGGAGTCGGTCATCGCCGAGACGGTCGGCGGGTGGGCCGAGGCGTTCGACGCCGTCGTCGTCACCGGCGGCCTCGGCGGGACGCCCGACGACCTGACGATGCCGGGCGTCGCGGCGGGACTCGGCCGCGAGTTGGAGGTGAACCCCGTCGCCGAGGCGGACGTGGCGGCGACCATCGAGGAGATATACGAACGGCGACCGGACCTCGAGTTCGACCTGAAGGTGGAGTGGTACGCGTCGATGCCCGCGGGTGCGACGCCGATACCCAACCCCGAGGGACTCGCGCCGGGGTGCGTCGCGGGCAACGTCTACGTCCTGCCGGGCATCCCAGAGGAGATGCGCGCCGTCTTCGACAACGTCGCCGACGACTTCGGCGGTACCGTGGCGACGAAGACGTTCCACACGCCCGAACCCGAGGGGGCGATGGCCGAACCCCTCGCCGCCGTCGCGACGCAGTTCGGCGTTCGGGTCGGGAGTTACCCGAGTCGGGGAGGGGGGCCGACGCGAATCAAACTCACCGCGACGGACGCGGCGGTTCTCGCGGATGCGTCGTCGTGGCTGGTGGCGAACGCGGCCGCGGCGTTGGTCGAAAGTGAGGACGAACTGGACGAGGCGCGGGGCGGCGGCGAGGACGAGGCGCGGAGCGACGGCGAGGACGAGGCGCAGGGCGACGACGAGGACGAGACGCGGGGCGACGGCGAGAGCCGAACCGCCGGCGGTGCCGACGCGGGGTGA
- a CDS encoding DUF5814 domain-containing protein, which translates to MAITDKIYLKNHREIVSQLDVNIPKGAFKGATMDVLYSGEGLSKVDSATRDRLLDFAKDFLDPENPDDLYTGYPERQFVQYLLELRAQGLGPEAIVDVMGDEYMVYAYPGDVLSFLDDAVRTLEAVETLSDVEGDQEMAQKAREARQALTG; encoded by the coding sequence GTGGCCATCACGGACAAGATATACCTCAAGAACCATCGCGAAATCGTCTCGCAGTTGGACGTGAACATCCCCAAGGGCGCGTTCAAGGGCGCGACGATGGACGTGCTCTACTCCGGAGAGGGCCTCTCGAAGGTCGACTCGGCGACGCGCGACAGACTGCTCGACTTCGCGAAGGACTTCCTCGACCCGGAGAACCCCGACGACCTGTACACCGGCTACCCCGAACGGCAGTTCGTGCAGTACCTCCTCGAACTCCGGGCGCAGGGACTCGGCCCGGAGGCCATCGTGGACGTCATGGGCGACGAGTACATGGTGTACGCCTATCCCGGCGACGTGCTCTCCTTCCTCGACGACGCGGTCCGGACGCTGGAAGCCGTCGAGACGCTCTCGGACGTGGAGGGCGACCAGGAGATGGCACAGAAGGCCCGCGAGGCGCGGCAGGCGCTCACGGGGTAG
- a CDS encoding ribbon-helix-helix protein, CopG family, whose product MGNKNKTISFRVNEDAFETLREIAEERDISLSAVFRDYVDTLVAHDGQVQVVPEHELEQMDGEESKSFPPKVQVPKSFIREHERLELEADHLREQLEEHKRYVNYLREQVEDEEEEVIQLEDLDADADEPSFRLG is encoded by the coding sequence ATGGGCAACAAGAACAAGACAATCTCGTTCCGCGTCAACGAGGACGCGTTCGAGACGCTCCGGGAGATAGCCGAGGAGCGGGACATCTCGCTGTCGGCCGTCTTCCGGGACTACGTGGACACCCTCGTTGCCCACGACGGCCAAGTCCAAGTCGTTCCGGAGCACGAACTCGAACAGATGGACGGGGAGGAGTCGAAGTCGTTCCCGCCGAAAGTCCAGGTGCCGAAGAGTTTCATCCGGGAGCACGAGCGTCTCGAACTCGAAGCGGACCACCTGCGCGAACAGCTCGAAGAACACAAGCGCTACGTCAACTACCTCCGCGAGCAGGTCGAAGACGAGGAGGAGGAGGTCATCCAACTGGAGGACCTCGACGCCGACGCGGACGAACCGTCGTTCCGCCTCGGCTGA
- a CDS encoding DUF7091 family protein, which yields MDDRLERFVREQFRAAGRQYARAKRAYDDGRGDEDAADAALPRDEEGRVRLVCRRHAERRAVAVDADGRPACFETGHPDCEGCAEDVRSGVVETW from the coding sequence ATGGACGACCGTCTCGAACGATTCGTACGGGAGCAGTTCCGCGCCGCCGGGCGGCAGTACGCCCGCGCGAAACGGGCGTACGACGACGGCAGGGGCGACGAGGACGCGGCCGACGCCGCCCTCCCGCGCGACGAGGAGGGCCGCGTCCGCCTCGTCTGCCGTCGGCACGCCGAACGACGCGCCGTCGCCGTCGACGCCGACGGCCGTCCCGCGTGCTTCGAGACCGGTCACCCCGACTGCGAGGGCTGTGCCGAGGACGTGCGAAGCGGGGTCGTCGAGACGTGGTAG
- a CDS encoding Tfx family DNA-binding protein, with product MHDADSGRDVRGDGGDVDAANILAETGFDPEDSVLTRRQAEVLALRERGVRQSTIADLLGTSRANVSSVESSARRNVEKARETIAFAEALTAPVQVAVEAGTDLYEVPKRVYDACDEAGVKVNYTAPDLMKIVADDAGDAVHGREISESLLVGVTSSGDVRVRQSTEE from the coding sequence ATGCACGACGCGGACAGCGGCCGGGACGTGCGAGGCGACGGCGGCGACGTTGACGCCGCGAACATCCTCGCAGAGACCGGGTTCGACCCCGAAGACAGCGTCCTGACCCGCCGACAGGCCGAGGTGCTGGCCCTCCGCGAACGCGGCGTTCGGCAGTCGACCATCGCGGACCTCCTCGGCACGTCGCGCGCGAACGTCTCCAGCGTGGAGTCGAGCGCGCGCCGGAACGTCGAGAAGGCGCGCGAGACCATCGCGTTCGCGGAGGCGTTGACCGCACCCGTCCAGGTGGCCGTCGAAGCGGGGACGGACCTGTACGAGGTGCCGAAACGGGTCTACGACGCCTGCGACGAGGCGGGGGTGAAGGTGAACTACACCGCGCCGGACCTGATGAAGATAGTCGCCGACGACGCGGGGGACGCCGTCCACGGCCGCGAGATCAGCGAGTCGCTCCTCGTCGGCGTCACCAGTAGCGGCGACGTGCGGGTCCGACAGTCGACCGAGGAGTGA
- a CDS encoding CBS domain-containing protein: protein MRGIRIGRVFGIPIQLNLTFLLVLPLFAWLIGSDVGELVELVNRLFGSAIDGAALTVGSMPWILGTAAALGLFLCVLLHEFGHSLVAMRYGYEIESITLWLFGGVANFVEMPEDWRQELVIAVAGPAVSVGLGVVSYLGFLVLSTAQGPVKFVLGYLALTNVMLAVFNMLPGFPMDGGRVLRALLARRRSHARATQIAAEVGKVFAFLLGIVGLFVNLFLIALAFFIYMGASSEAQQTVMKAAFEDVTVRDVMTPREKLDVVDVTTSVADLLDRMFRERHTGYPVLRNGSLVGMVTLNDARSVNEVERDAYRVEDVMSGELATISPDAGAMDAITTMQQNGVGRLPVVDEAGELVGLISRSDLVTALNIIQSRGSAAVIRRRDPTDAIETR, encoded by the coding sequence ATGCGAGGTATCCGTATCGGCCGCGTCTTCGGCATCCCGATTCAACTCAACCTCACGTTCCTTCTCGTGCTTCCGCTGTTCGCCTGGCTCATCGGCTCCGACGTGGGCGAACTCGTCGAACTCGTCAACCGACTGTTCGGCTCGGCCATCGACGGCGCGGCGCTCACCGTCGGGTCGATGCCGTGGATTCTCGGCACCGCCGCGGCGCTCGGACTGTTCCTGTGCGTCCTGCTCCACGAGTTCGGCCACTCGCTGGTCGCGATGCGCTACGGCTACGAGATAGAGTCCATCACGCTGTGGCTGTTCGGCGGCGTCGCCAACTTCGTCGAGATGCCCGAGGACTGGCGGCAGGAACTCGTCATCGCCGTCGCGGGTCCCGCCGTCAGCGTCGGTCTGGGCGTGGTCTCGTACCTCGGCTTCCTGGTGCTCTCAACCGCTCAGGGCCCGGTGAAGTTCGTCCTCGGCTACCTCGCGCTGACGAACGTCATGCTGGCGGTGTTCAACATGCTCCCGGGCTTCCCGATGGACGGCGGGCGCGTGCTCCGCGCCCTCCTCGCCCGGCGTCGGTCCCACGCGCGAGCGACGCAGATTGCCGCGGAGGTGGGCAAGGTGTTCGCGTTCCTCCTCGGCATCGTCGGCCTGTTCGTCAACCTGTTCCTCATCGCGCTGGCGTTCTTCATCTACATGGGCGCGTCGTCGGAGGCCCAGCAGACGGTGATGAAGGCGGCGTTCGAGGACGTGACCGTGCGCGACGTGATGACGCCGCGAGAGAAACTCGACGTGGTCGACGTGACGACCAGCGTCGCGGACCTTCTCGACCGGATGTTCCGCGAACGCCACACGGGCTACCCCGTCCTCCGGAACGGCAGTCTCGTCGGCATGGTGACGCTCAACGACGCCCGGTCGGTGAACGAAGTCGAACGCGACGCCTACCGCGTCGAGGACGTGATGTCCGGCGAACTCGCCACCATCTCGCCGGACGCGGGCGCCATGGACGCCATCACGACGATGCAGCAGAACGGCGTCGGCCGTCTCCCCGTCGTCGACGAGGCGGGCGAACTCGTCGGTCTCATCTCCCGGTCGGACCTCGTCACCGCCCTCAACATCATCCAGTCGCGCGGGTCCGCCGCGGTGATTCGCCGGCGCGACCCGACGGACGCCATCGAAACCCGGTAG
- a CDS encoding GlcG/HbpS family heme-binding protein has product MVYAIDLDTAKELVEAAEQRADEIGQPMVVTVANGEGNLVAQHRMDDAWLASVSISKNKAYTSAALDTPTHELAESSEPGNSLYGLQTTDEGRIVVFGGGYPLTRDGDVVGAIGASGGAVEQDRTVAEAGVERWEELVDAGEA; this is encoded by the coding sequence ATGGTCTACGCAATCGACCTCGATACGGCGAAGGAACTCGTCGAGGCGGCCGAGCAGCGAGCGGACGAAATCGGACAGCCGATGGTCGTCACCGTCGCCAACGGCGAGGGGAACCTCGTCGCGCAACACCGAATGGACGACGCGTGGTTGGCCTCCGTCTCCATCTCGAAGAACAAAGCCTACACGTCGGCCGCACTCGACACCCCCACGCACGAACTCGCCGAGTCCTCCGAACCGGGTAACTCGCTGTACGGACTGCAGACGACGGACGAGGGCCGAATCGTCGTTTTCGGCGGCGGCTATCCCCTGACGAGAGACGGCGACGTCGTCGGCGCCATCGGCGCCTCCGGCGGTGCCGTCGAACAGGACCGAACCGTCGCCGAAGCGGGCGTCGAGAGGTGGGAGGAACTGGTCGACGCGGGCGAGGCGTAA
- a CDS encoding RPA family protein: MSSNEVPTREVARRVFAEEFNDASYTFKESDDERAPVYLLLPTGEKANRIFLVGTLTEKEDVGEDNEYWRGRIVDPTGTFFVYAGQYQPEAASTLRDLEAPAYVAVVGKPRTYETDDGNVNVSVRPESINVVDAATRDRWVVETAERTLERIERFDDEGNEYGRMAREEYDLPTDRYKSAAVSALQSLDESDGDELGGDADTASPEPGA; this comes from the coding sequence ATGAGTTCCAACGAAGTCCCCACCCGAGAGGTCGCCCGGCGAGTGTTCGCCGAAGAGTTCAACGACGCGAGTTACACGTTCAAGGAGTCCGACGACGAACGCGCGCCGGTGTACCTCCTGCTCCCGACGGGAGAGAAGGCCAACCGCATCTTCCTCGTCGGCACCCTCACCGAGAAGGAGGACGTGGGCGAGGACAACGAGTACTGGCGGGGCCGCATCGTGGACCCGACGGGCACGTTCTTCGTCTACGCCGGGCAGTACCAGCCCGAGGCCGCGAGCACGCTCCGCGACCTCGAAGCGCCCGCGTACGTCGCCGTCGTCGGCAAGCCACGGACGTACGAGACGGACGACGGCAACGTGAACGTCTCCGTCCGGCCGGAGTCCATCAACGTCGTGGACGCCGCGACGCGTGACCGCTGGGTCGTCGAGACGGCCGAACGCACGCTCGAACGCATCGAGCGGTTCGACGACGAGGGCAACGAGTACGGCCGCATGGCCCGCGAGGAGTACGACCTGCCCACCGACCGCTACAAGAGCGCCGCCGTCTCCGCGTTGCAGAGCCTCGACGAGTCCGACGGCGACGAACTCGGCGGCGACGCCGACACCGCGTCGCCCGAACCCGGCGCGTAG
- a CDS encoding mannose-1-phosphate guanylyltransferase: MVVGETDRPVVALVLAGGTGSRLYPASRSDRPKQFLSLVGEDSLLARTVDRARDVADEVFVSTRPAFAADVPDHAPDAEVVVEPAAKDTGPALVYATHRIRDAVGDCVVVVLPSDHRVGGAFADVMRRGARVAAETDALVTFGVEPTRPDTGYGYIEPGASRGDYAPVAAFHEKPDAETARAYVDAGHYWNAGIFAWTPDALLAAARDSPLSDLVADLAAGVDAERAFEGVPAVSVDYGVMERTANAVVVPASFEWDDLGSWDAFDRVRDGDGGGETTDDGESADDGTVSVGDVTVRTLDAADNVVAGDDVHVSLVGVSDLAVVSWDDRVLVVPKDRAQDVRTLVDELKRRGEF; this comes from the coding sequence GTGGTAGTCGGAGAGACGGACCGGCCCGTCGTCGCACTCGTCCTCGCGGGCGGCACCGGGTCCCGACTGTACCCCGCCAGTCGCTCGGACCGCCCCAAGCAGTTCCTCTCGCTCGTCGGCGAGGACTCCCTCCTCGCTCGAACGGTCGACCGCGCCCGCGACGTGGCCGACGAGGTGTTCGTCTCCACCCGCCCGGCGTTCGCCGCGGACGTGCCCGACCACGCGCCCGACGCCGAGGTGGTGGTCGAACCCGCCGCGAAGGACACCGGTCCCGCACTCGTCTACGCCACGCACCGCATCCGCGACGCCGTCGGCGACTGCGTCGTCGTCGTCCTGCCCAGCGACCACCGCGTCGGCGGCGCGTTCGCCGACGTGATGCGCCGGGGCGCCCGCGTCGCGGCCGAGACGGACGCACTCGTCACGTTCGGCGTCGAACCCACCCGCCCGGACACGGGCTACGGCTACATCGAACCCGGCGCGTCGCGCGGCGACTACGCGCCCGTCGCGGCGTTCCACGAGAAACCCGACGCCGAGACGGCCCGGGCGTACGTCGACGCCGGCCACTACTGGAACGCGGGCATCTTCGCGTGGACGCCCGACGCCCTCCTCGCGGCGGCCCGCGACTCGCCGCTCTCGGACCTCGTCGCCGACCTCGCGGCTGGCGTCGACGCCGAACGCGCGTTCGAGGGCGTTCCGGCGGTGAGCGTCGACTACGGCGTGATGGAGCGAACGGCCAACGCCGTCGTCGTCCCGGCGTCGTTCGAGTGGGACGACCTCGGGTCGTGGGACGCGTTCGACCGGGTGCGAGACGGCGACGGCGGCGGCGAAACGACCGACGACGGCGAGAGCGCTGACGACGGCACCGTCTCGGTCGGCGACGTGACCGTCCGGACGCTGGACGCCGCCGACAACGTCGTCGCCGGCGACGACGTCCACGTCTCGCTGGTCGGCGTCTCGGACCTCGCCGTCGTCTCGTGGGACGACCGGGTGTTGGTCGTCCCGAAGGACCGCGCGCAGGACGTGCGAACGCTCGTCGACGAGTTGAAGCGCCGCGGCGAGTTCTAG
- a CDS encoding halocyanin domain-containing protein: MRRSPTRRRLLQSTALASLAAVAGCLSGGPGSQAIGADGDGTATDSPAATTADATESTATETAESTPAESLDDWLADANGYTGDRRRYGPGSQPTIAVGEPVDDEMAFDPPMIAVPPGTNVRWDWTGHGGQHNVVALDGTFDSGRTNAQAGTGYHYVFDDPGVYRFVSEPHREDGMKGAVVVREPPSTGNDAVDAWVVDSSNFDGSVADETGRETTTVTVGAAGNGGNFAFDPPVLKVSAGTTVRWRWDGGPHSVVFRDLDVRSDGVFSEPGVHLEHDFEDPGTYLYACGPHQTLGMKGAIVVE; this comes from the coding sequence ATGAGACGGTCCCCCACCCGAAGACGACTCCTCCAGAGTACCGCACTCGCCAGTCTCGCGGCGGTCGCCGGCTGTCTGTCCGGTGGTCCCGGCAGTCAGGCCATCGGCGCCGACGGCGACGGCACGGCGACGGATTCGCCGGCAGCGACGACGGCCGACGCGACCGAATCGACGGCGACGGAGACGGCCGAATCGACGCCCGCGGAGTCGCTAGACGACTGGCTCGCGGACGCCAACGGCTACACCGGCGACCGCAGACGGTACGGCCCGGGGTCACAGCCCACCATCGCCGTCGGCGAACCCGTCGACGACGAGATGGCGTTCGACCCGCCGATGATAGCGGTCCCTCCCGGGACGAACGTGCGCTGGGACTGGACCGGCCACGGCGGCCAGCACAACGTCGTCGCCCTCGACGGCACGTTCGACAGCGGTCGCACGAACGCGCAGGCCGGGACCGGCTACCACTACGTGTTCGACGACCCCGGCGTGTACCGCTTCGTCTCCGAACCGCACCGCGAGGACGGCATGAAGGGCGCCGTCGTCGTCAGGGAACCGCCGTCGACCGGCAACGACGCCGTGGACGCGTGGGTCGTCGACAGCAGCAACTTCGACGGCAGCGTCGCCGACGAGACGGGGCGCGAGACGACGACGGTCACCGTCGGGGCGGCGGGCAACGGCGGCAACTTCGCCTTCGACCCGCCGGTGCTGAAGGTATCGGCGGGGACGACCGTCAGATGGCGGTGGGACGGCGGCCCGCACAGCGTCGTGTTCCGTGACCTCGACGTGCGCTCCGACGGCGTGTTCTCGGAACCGGGCGTCCACCTCGAACACGACTTCGAGGACCCCGGGACGTACCTGTACGCCTGTGGACCGCACCAGACACTCGGGATGAAGGGCGCGATAGTCGTGGAATGA
- a CDS encoding DEAD/DEAH box helicase: protein MSKQVGRVDTLFVHETNDDFLVVVQRDGERVFRAVLELQETNAGPRPAKFRVKRGSSEDPRDPSQFVELARRAERIRISQQTSKARRDEFREMLDGYQLDALVVRTCRYCASNGRYSPITEDTAIKTDGEYICPDCAKRELERELDFSGTGTMTQAAQERLESLLLETQDLGRISNLLKGGLDPDLTKFDTVSATTDDIDLVSTSTLDLHPTLQSMVEDRFDTLLPVQSLSVENGLFEGRDQLVVSATATGKTLVGELAGVDRALKGDGKMLFLVPLVALANQKHEDFEDRYGDHLNVTIRVGASRINDDGNRFDPNADIIVGTYEGIDHALRTGKDLGDVATVVIDEVHTLKEGERGHRLDGMISRLKHYCETRQTRRDGYGGAQWVYLSATVGNPETLARKLRATLIEFEERPVPIERHVTFADGREKPDIINKLVTREFDTKSSKGYRGQTIVFTNSRRRCHEIARKLEYDAAPYHAGLDYGRRKKVERMFGNQDLAAVVTTAALAAGVDFPASQVVFDTLAMGIEWLSVQEFEQMLGRAGRPDYHDKGTVYLLVEPDASYHNSMEMTEDEVAFKLLKGEMEDVTMVYDEGAAAEETLANVIVAGKKAKRLNDRMLGDVPTKHAVGKLLEWKFIDGFEPTPLGRAVCRHFLAPSDAFRILDGIRAGKSPYELVADMELADEEM from the coding sequence GTGTCCAAACAGGTCGGCCGCGTCGACACGCTGTTCGTCCACGAGACGAACGACGACTTCCTCGTCGTCGTCCAACGGGACGGCGAGCGTGTCTTCCGCGCGGTGCTCGAACTGCAGGAGACGAACGCCGGCCCGCGCCCCGCGAAGTTCCGCGTGAAGCGCGGGTCCTCGGAGGACCCCCGCGACCCGAGCCAGTTCGTCGAACTCGCCCGCAGAGCCGAGCGCATCCGCATCTCGCAGCAGACCTCCAAAGCCCGTCGCGACGAGTTCCGCGAGATGCTCGACGGCTACCAACTCGACGCCCTCGTCGTCCGGACCTGCCGCTACTGCGCCTCGAACGGCCGCTACTCGCCCATCACCGAAGACACGGCCATCAAGACCGACGGCGAGTACATCTGCCCGGACTGCGCGAAGCGCGAACTCGAACGCGAACTCGACTTCTCGGGGACCGGCACGATGACCCAGGCGGCCCAGGAGCGACTGGAGTCGCTCCTGCTGGAGACGCAGGACCTCGGCCGCATCTCGAACCTCCTGAAGGGCGGACTGGACCCCGACCTCACGAAGTTCGACACCGTGTCGGCGACGACGGACGACATCGACCTCGTCTCGACGTCGACGCTGGACCTCCACCCGACGCTACAGTCGATGGTCGAAGACCGGTTCGACACCCTGCTGCCCGTCCAGTCGCTCTCCGTCGAGAACGGCCTGTTCGAGGGCCGCGACCAACTGGTCGTGAGTGCGACGGCGACGGGGAAGACGCTCGTCGGCGAACTCGCGGGCGTCGACAGGGCGCTGAAGGGCGACGGGAAGATGCTGTTTCTGGTGCCGCTGGTCGCCCTCGCCAACCAGAAGCACGAGGACTTCGAGGACCGCTACGGCGACCACCTGAACGTGACCATCCGCGTCGGCGCCTCCCGCATCAACGACGACGGCAACCGCTTCGACCCGAACGCCGACATCATCGTCGGCACCTACGAGGGCATCGACCACGCCCTCCGGACGGGCAAGGACCTCGGCGACGTCGCCACCGTCGTCATCGACGAGGTGCACACGCTGAAGGAGGGCGAACGCGGCCACCGTCTCGACGGGATGATATCCCGGCTGAAACACTACTGCGAGACGCGCCAGACGCGGCGCGACGGCTACGGCGGCGCGCAGTGGGTGTACCTCTCCGCGACGGTGGGCAACCCCGAGACGCTGGCGCGGAAGTTGCGCGCGACGCTCATCGAGTTCGAGGAGCGACCCGTCCCCATCGAACGGCACGTGACGTTCGCCGACGGGCGCGAGAAACCCGACATCATCAACAAACTCGTCACGCGCGAGTTCGACACGAAGTCCTCGAAGGGCTACCGCGGGCAGACCATCGTCTTCACCAACTCCAGACGCCGGTGTCACGAGATAGCGAGGAAACTGGAGTACGACGCCGCCCCCTACCACGCCGGCCTCGACTACGGCCGCCGGAAGAAGGTCGAGCGGATGTTCGGCAACCAGGACCTCGCCGCCGTCGTCACCACGGCGGCGCTGGCGGCCGGGGTGGACTTCCCCGCCTCGCAGGTGGTGTTCGACACGCTGGCGATGGGCATCGAGTGGCTCTCCGTCCAGGAGTTCGAGCAGATGCTCGGCCGGGCCGGCCGCCCGGACTACCACGACAAGGGGACGGTGTACCTCCTCGTCGAACCCGACGCCTCGTACCACAACTCGATGGAGATGACCGAGGACGAGGTGGCGTTCAAGCTCCTGAAGGGCGAGATGGAGGACGTGACGATGGTGTACGACGAGGGCGCCGCCGCCGAGGAGACGCTTGCGAACGTCATCGTCGCCGGCAAGAAGGCCAAGCGACTGAACGACCGGATGCTCGGCGACGTGCCGACGAAGCACGCCGTCGGGAAACTGCTGGAGTGGAAGTTCATCGACGGCTTCGAACCGACGCCGCTGGGCCGGGCCGTCTGTCGGCACTTCCTCGCGCCGTCGGACGCCTTCCGCATCCTCGACGGCATCCGAGCGGGCAAGAGCCCGTACGAACTCGTCGCCGACATGGAACTGGCCGACGAGGAGATGTAA
- a CDS encoding cupin domain-containing protein: protein MSDAEPVVKRAESIEYESVGAAEGMSKGVLVDASDGAPNFAIRRFVLEPGASVPKHTNEVEHEQYVLSGQYTVGIEGEEYEVAAGDSLLIPAGAVHWYRNDSEVEGTFLCAVPNGDDEIQVLEE from the coding sequence ATGAGCGACGCCGAACCCGTCGTCAAGCGCGCCGAGTCCATCGAGTACGAGTCCGTCGGAGCAGCCGAGGGGATGTCGAAGGGCGTCCTCGTCGACGCCTCGGACGGCGCACCGAACTTCGCCATCCGGCGGTTCGTCCTCGAACCGGGCGCGAGCGTCCCGAAGCACACGAACGAGGTCGAACACGAGCAGTACGTCCTCTCCGGGCAGTACACCGTCGGCATCGAGGGCGAGGAGTACGAGGTGGCCGCGGGCGACTCGCTTCTCATCCCGGCGGGCGCCGTCCACTGGTACCGCAACGACTCCGAGGTGGAGGGGACGTTCCTCTGTGCGGTGCCGAACGGCGACGACGAGATTCAGGTGCTCGAAGAGTAG